In one Plasmodium falciparum 3D7 genome assembly, chromosome: 14 genomic region, the following are encoded:
- a CDS encoding FANCJ-like helicase, putative — protein MIEQKIHKRYKIVKKDDVNHRYTINDIEVYFPYELYDCQYNYMLSVLSALKKRENAILESPTGTGKTLCLLCASISYVVDILEKKGHFNENINISENNKNISLEFGKSNESVPKKVVANEFPKIIYASRTHSQLKQVIKELKNVYFIKNNEKYKLLTTILGSRDQLCVHNINYNYKGTLLNNMCKRTRKNGECIYHNGLKYLYKLKHLFTTPMDVETLSEIGKGNSVGQNIHFCPFYATREIQNECHIILLPYNYLFEESTRKILKLNLENSIIIIDEGHNIENVAEEAVSFKLKDTDLNLFLEALKATLTILEKVNEIDKEIKDKINIDELFILNRSINALITWLHNLQLEKNEKKKIKEKHKIYQGKQIFEIFEKNSINITKDNFDNFNNLLTAMIELLNKYTNDFKLSQMDVKNINRFIASIDHVKKAFGILFSDIVKNCIEYFHLYINEEKINNTDTFNNYNNNYGGSSNIDSMNFINSGKNYDGMNRFIKKKIAYDNNVSNNNNTNYYDTFGSNNIYNNNTTNTFNNNTVCKNISLLCFSATASLCGIIKEKINSIIVTSGTLSPIEPFSKQLSGNYFSFKHILENDHVIKSHQLFVGCMTHYNNQILLSTYENRANENYIRSLGNCIFDIIVCIPYGVLIFFSSYSSMTETVNSWKKMKIYDKINTYKTIFVEPNKATDLKDILDQYEILIKKKRKGAILMGVCRGKISEGIDFKDDCCRAVIICGLPYGNVYDSKIIFKKEFLDNFKYQKTDERPNSSNITSNISKGNKWYNEEAMRSINQSIGRVIRHKNDYGAIFFLDSRFSNNQRIKEISKWVRTHFRIYRDVEQIQSDIDKFFELFKGLNNPLQLQKDQNINQKSNNTKIMNIYNDNIHDMNNSNTISEGGVTIKENNESIDNTNNNSSTKLIGKNFQDCFIKSDKNKKTNKHDMPQNKFSFNPTKKMKNQPKILSMIQNITKGKNPEKKSIYIDNKNENDIENQNNPNMNNNNNNNNINTLNNKEESNVNNKCSSLKLDNAKLLIASFREILSKDIYDKFFELIKETKKKSNEKKYEILINNILELITQNFIRGNNEKKNINMSDEKQKHILFNDIMNAQELIDIWKLLIKLINNFFPVQEKEKCFFILQKRFKESTTDFDELEKYVYNYRLEKIEII, from the coding sequence ATGATTGAACAAAAGATACATAAGAGATACAAAATAGTAAAGAAAGATGATGTGAATCATCGATATACGATTAACGATATAGAAGTATATTTCCcatatgaattatatgattgtcaatataattatatgctTAGTGTATTGAgtgctttaaaaaaaagagaaaatgcAATATTAGAATCTCCTACAGGTACAGGGAAAACATTATGTTTGTTATGTGCAAGTATTAGTTATGTTGTGGATATATTAGAAAAGAAAGGACattttaatgaaaatattaatatcagtgaaaataataaaaatatatctttagAATTTGGAAAAAGTAATGAAAGTGTTCCAAAAAAAGTTGTTGCTAATGAATTTCCTAAAATCATATATGCTTCGAGAACACATAGTCAACTGAAGCAGgtaataaaagaattaaaaaatgtctattttattaaaaataatgagaaATATAAGTTATTAACAACGATATTAGGTTCTCGAGATCAATTATGtgtacataatattaattataattataaaggtacattattaaataatatgtgtAAACGTACGAGGAAAAATGGAGAATGTATTTATCATAACggtttaaaatatttatataaattaaaacatttatttACTACTCCTATGGATGTAGAAACATTAAGTGAAATAGGAAAAGGGAATTCTGTTGGTCAGAATATTCATTTTTGCCCTTTCTATGCTACGAGAGAAATACAAAATGAAtgtcatattattttattaccatataattatttatttgaagaGAGTACAcgtaaaatattaaaattaaatttagaaaatagtattataattatagatGAGGGTCataatattgaaaatgtAGCAGAAGAAGCcgtttcttttaaattaaaagatacagatttgaatttatttttagaaGCTTTAAAAGCTACATTAACCATACTAGAAAAAGTAAACGAAATAGATAAAGAAATTAaggataaaattaatattgatgaattatttattttaaatagaAGTATCAATGCTTTAATAACATGGTTACATAATCTACagttagaaaaaaatgaaaaaaaaaaaattaaggaaaaacataaaatatatcaaggAAAACAAATATTCGAAATTTTCGAAAAAAATagtataaatattacaaaagataattttgataattttaataatttattaacagCTATGattgaattattaaataaatatacaaatgatTTTAAATTATCTCAAATGGATGTAAAGAATATTAATAGATTTATAGCTAGCATAGATCATGTAAAAAAAGCTTTTGGGATATTATTTAGTGATATAGTAAAAAATTGTAttgaatattttcatttatatataaatgaagaaaagatAAACAATACAGATACATTcaacaattataataataattatggtGGAAGTAGTAATATCGATTCTATGAACTTTATTAATAGTGGTAAAAATTATGATGGTATGAATcgtttcataaaaaaaaaaattgcttATGACAACAACGtgagtaataataataatactaattattatgatactTTTggaagtaataatatatataataataatacaacaaatactttcaataataataccgtatgtaaaaatatttcctTGTTGTGTTTTTCAGCAACAGCTAGCTTGTGTGGAAttataaaggaaaaaataaattccaTAATAGTAACTTCTGGAACACTATCCCCTATCGAACCATTCTCAAAACAACTTAGTGggaattatttttcttttaaacatatattagaaaatgaCCATGTTATAAAATCTCATCAATTATTTGTAGGATGCATGAcgcattataataatcaaatattattatccacATATGAAAATCGAgcaaatgaaaattatataagatCTTTAGGAAACTGTATTTTTGATATTATTGTTTGTATTCCTTATGGggtcttaatatttttttcatcctaCAGCTCAATGACGGAAACGGTGAACTCATggaaaaagatgaaaatatatgataaaataaatacatataaaacgATATTTGTAGAACCTAACAAAGCTACCgatttaaaagatatattggATCAATATGAAattcttattaaaaaaaaaaggaaaggtGCTATCCTTATGGGTGTGTGTCGAGGTAAAATATCTGAAGGTATTGATTTTAAAGATGATTGTTGTCGTGCAGTTATAATTTGTGGTTTACCATATGGTAATGTATATGAtagtaaaataatttttaaaaaagaatttctagataattttaaatatcaaAAAACTGATGAACGTCCGAATTCTTCAAATATAACATCGAATATATCTAAAGGTAATAAATGGTATAATGAAGAAGCTATGAGATCTATTAATCAATCTATTGGAAGGGTTATTAGgcataaaaatgattatggagcaatttttttcttagatTCACGTTTTTCTAATAATCAAAGAATTAAAGAAATATCTAAATGGGTTCGAACACATTTTAGAATCTATAGAGATGTTGAACAAATTCAAAGTGACATTGATAAATTCTTTGAATTGTTTAAAGGTCTAAATAATCCATTACAATTACAAAAagatcaaaatataaatcagaaatctaataatacaaagataatgaatatttataatgataatatacatGACATGAATAATAGTAATACAATAAGTGAAGGAGGTGTTactataaaagaaaataatgaatctatagataatacaaataataatagttccACGAAATTAATAGGAAAGAATTTTCAAGATTGCTTTATTAAaagtgataaaaataaaaaaacaaataagcATGATATGCcacaaaataaattttcttttaatccaacaaaaaaaatgaaaaatcaaCCTAAAATTTTAAGTATGatacaaaatattacaaaaggaaaaaatccagaaaaaaaaagtatatatatagataataaaaatgaaaatgatatagaaaatcaaaataatcctaatatgaacaataataataataataataatattaatacattgAACAACAAAGAAGAATcaaatgttaataataaatgtagtAGCTTAAAATTAGACAATGCCAAATTATTAATAGCATCCTTCAGAgaaatattatcaaaagatatttatgataaattTTTTGAACTAATTAAagaaaccaaaaaaaaaagtaatgaaaagaaatatgaaatattaattaataatatattagaatTAATTACTCAAAATTTTATAAGaggaaataatgaaaaaaaaaatataaatatgtcagatgaaaaacaa